A stretch of DNA from Pagrus major chromosome 22, Pma_NU_1.0:
TGTGTAATCGCCACCAAACTGcaataaatgttcaaatgtcCGACagtgttttgaatgtaataaaCTGGAAAGGGAgaacagacggacagacggtGCTTCATTGAGCTTTCAGTGTTAAATGAGGGATGAAAAAGGGGGATGAATCACTGAGATCTGTGCAGTCGATAGAAGACCTCTCGCTTTGACTCCCATTTTGTTCATCTGCCACTTCATGAGAGACAAAAGGAGAAGTCGTCGCACAAACGCCGTCTCAGTTTCCCCCCTCAGGGTAAAAAAACAGTTCAATGGATCTGAACCTTTTTTctgaaagtgagagaaaaaatcTTCAAAATGAGCCATGAAGTGGCTCCAGTGAGTCTTTCAGTTGCTAAATAACTGCTGGGAATACTGTGAAACGTTAGACGAGCCGACACTTTGGGACTGATTGCGGTGATGTGCTTGGACTGAAAACACCTCATCTCTTAAAGTGAGTGAGTGGCgaagacacagagagggagagcgcGTCACCAATGGCAACCCAGTGAATTGGAACTAGATCAGTAATTAGCCATCTTTGTTTATGACCGAGAGGATGTTAGTTTGGTTTAAAAGGTACGCCGGCTCGAGGCGATGGCTGCACTCGCTCTCCCTACAAATGATCCACTCATTTACTTAaggctgttttatttgtaagtgtgtgtctgtggagtAAGACTAAGCACTTTACAATTGAAGGCAATGCTTTTATTCAATCACACCTAATCTCCCTGACATTCCCTTCATTTGATCTTGTCCTCAGGTCAGTATTACCACGTAGATTTCTGCTCATTGCTCAGTTTTTCCGTCTGTCTCCAGGGTTTGGGATGACCACTCCTGCCACCATCGGAGGAAAAGTCTTCCTGATGTTCTATGGCCTGCTCGGCTGCGCGGCCACCATCCTCTTCTTCAACCTCTTTCTGGAACGTGTCATCACCGTGATCGCCGTCGTCCTCAAGTCCTGTCACGAGCGACGCCACAACAAGGCCATGCTCCCACAAAACGGCCGGCGAGTCTCCGAGGGAAACAAATCAGGTGGCGCTGGAGGAAGTGGGGGAGGGAAGGGTGAGGATCTGGCTGGCTGGAAGCCCTCAGTCTACTGTGTCATGCTCATTCTGGGAGCAGCAGCCATCTTGGTGTCCTGCTGTGCCTCGCTCATGTACTCTGCGGCCGAGGGCTGGGGCTACCTGGACTCGCTTTACTTCTGCTTTGTGGCCTTCAGCACCATCGGTTTTGGAGACATGGTGAGCAGCCAGCGAGTCGTCTACGAGGGCCACGCCACAGCTGCGTACCGGCTGGGCAACTTCTTCTTCATCCTAACCGGCGTCTGCTGCATCTACTCCCTCTTCAACGTCATCTCCATCGTCATCAAGCAGGTCCTGAACTGGCTGCTGAGGAGGCTGGAGGCCCCTTGCCGCTGTTGTTTCCCCAGGAGAGGTCACCACCCGCATCGGCACCCCAGACGGAACGTGGTGGCCCCAGGTCACCTACGCGCCCGCAGAGACCCTTCGATCGAGACGGACGCCATCAACGAGAGCGAGACTGACACTGGGCGCAGGATGTCTGGAGAGATGATCTCTATGAGGGATTTTCTAGCAGCAAACAAGGTGAGAGATTTGAGGCTGCAGCGGGCCGTGGCTGACAGCGTGTGTTATATGCCATCTGGCTAATGTAATCGTACGTGTTATTACATGCAAGATATTTACTTATCTGCATGAGCAATCTGATTTTGTTGCTCACATGATTTGCAGAAATAACCTTGAGTCAATAATCTTGCTTCCCTGTAGTTGTGTTTACTGCGGTCATTAACTCCTTATTCACGCTGCTCTCAGTCATCATAAGCTGAATTGAATTTTGAATGCTCAGTTGCAGCTTCCTCGCACAATTCTCAAAGCAGAAACTCAGCATGAACTCAAACTAATTTTAATACAATCAATGTTTGTACTAATAACTTGAGAAaaattacacatatttacacttaaaggtgaagtgaataacatcgATCATCTCgtcacaatgcaatgttctgctgggaaaccttgggtcctggcattcagGTGGATGCTACTTGAGCAACCAACCACCCGACCAGCATTGCAAACCAAGTACAGCTCATGGCAACAGCATTGTCTGATGACAGCGGCCTCCACAGCAAGACAATGTGCCCTGCCACACCACAAAAGCTGCTCGGGCCACTCTTGAGCTGAGTTTTAATGGTGTGGATGGGTGCTGGAGGAGCCGATGCAAACAGTGTACCTCGTctgtgtggtgtgtgtcaagGTTTCAT
This window harbors:
- the kcnk13b gene encoding potassium channel subfamily K member 13b — its product is MACRSGCCCGSGPINEDNARFLLLALFIVIYLLCGAAVFSALEQPKEREAKERWTQRFEHFSQKYNLSKKDLNNFLRNYEEANVAGIRVDTIRPRWDFTGAFYFVGTVVSTIGFGMTTPATIGGKVFLMFYGLLGCAATILFFNLFLERVITVIAVVLKSCHERRHNKAMLPQNGRRVSEGNKSGGAGGSGGGKGEDLAGWKPSVYCVMLILGAAAILVSCCASLMYSAAEGWGYLDSLYFCFVAFSTIGFGDMVSSQRVVYEGHATAAYRLGNFFFILTGVCCIYSLFNVISIVIKQVLNWLLRRLEAPCRCCFPRRGHHPHRHPRRNVVAPGHLRARRDPSIETDAINESETDTGRRMSGEMISMRDFLAANKVNLAIMQKQLSEMAIGHPRQSSSSSRQNGFSGGVGALGIMNNRLAETSVDR